In a genomic window of Thiohalomonas denitrificans:
- the glnE gene encoding bifunctional [glutamate--ammonia ligase]-adenylyl-L-tyrosine phosphorylase/[glutamate--ammonia-ligase] adenylyltransferase — protein MEALLEGLPESLGERVLTHWRNYLEAADQPIEPSAELARVWAFSDFVARSCSRNPDLLQGLLGSGDLERSYGEGELRQRLDAALDGVSDENDLGGRLRRFRRLEMTRIAWRDLAGYADLGEVTADLSALAEACIDGALVRLYEWQCEEKGTPCGSDGRTQQLVVLGMGKLGARELNFSSDVDLIFAYPEEGETRGGRRSTSNQEFFVRLGQRLITALDRSTAEGFVFRVDMRLRPFGESSTLALSFDAMEAYYQVHGREWERYAMIKARPVAGDRQAGEELMAMLKPFVFRRYVDYGAFESLRDMKGMIEREVRRKGLENNVKLGAGGIREVEFIGQAFQLIRGGREPTLQRRPILTVLEALRGFQLLPDFAVDELVDAYLFLRNTEHRLQEFADQQVHDLPEDDAGRMRVALAMGYVDWSAFEVDLRQHMRRVHEHFEQVFAAPQREHAESDILDTKGVWVATQDDEQARDTLKQIGFNEPAQALKALANVRESHSYRALSAHGKGRMDRLMPLLIGAAGAMDEPETALERLLSLISAVARRTAYLALLVENPMALSQLVKLCASSSWIGRLLEKHPQLLDELLDPRTLYVPPKRDEMTNELRQRLIRIPPDDLEQQMDALRHFKQAILLRVAAADVSGAVPLMVVSDHLTALAEVILDEVLELAWRHMVDRHGRPQCGDELACDKGFAIIAYGKMGGIELGYGSDLDLVFVHSGASEGRTTDGARPVDNAVFYARLAQRLVHLLNTRTAAGELYEVDIRLRPNGASGLLVTSVEALEDYQRERAWTWEHQALVRARPVAGDPGIAERFQAVRAEVVSHKREVGKLRREVREMREKMRANLRKDGSQGFDLKQDRGGIADIEFMVQYAVLAWAHTYPDLVEFTDNIRLLERLAERDLIPAVDVSLLTDAFRAYRARVHQLTLQDRPAVVGADEFADYSDGVVRIWQGLMEPG, from the coding sequence ATGGAAGCACTTCTGGAGGGACTTCCGGAGTCCCTGGGAGAGCGGGTTCTGACCCATTGGCGAAATTATCTCGAGGCTGCGGACCAGCCGATCGAGCCCTCGGCGGAACTGGCAAGGGTGTGGGCGTTCAGCGATTTCGTTGCTCGGAGCTGTAGCCGGAATCCCGACCTGCTGCAGGGGCTGCTCGGTAGTGGCGATCTGGAGCGGTCCTATGGGGAGGGTGAGCTTCGGCAGCGGCTTGATGCGGCGCTTGATGGCGTTTCGGACGAGAACGACCTGGGGGGACGCCTGCGCCGCTTCCGGCGGCTGGAGATGACTCGCATCGCCTGGCGTGATCTGGCCGGCTATGCCGATCTTGGCGAGGTGACCGCGGATCTTTCCGCCCTGGCGGAGGCCTGCATCGACGGCGCCCTGGTTCGGCTGTACGAATGGCAGTGCGAAGAGAAGGGCACGCCCTGCGGCAGCGATGGCAGAACCCAACAGTTGGTGGTGCTGGGCATGGGCAAGCTGGGTGCCCGGGAGCTCAATTTCTCCTCCGATGTCGACCTCATCTTCGCCTACCCCGAGGAGGGCGAAACCCGCGGCGGTCGCCGTAGCACCTCCAATCAGGAATTTTTCGTCCGCCTCGGCCAGCGGCTCATCACCGCCCTGGATCGCTCCACCGCGGAGGGTTTCGTCTTCCGGGTCGATATGCGCCTGCGCCCCTTCGGCGAATCCAGCACCCTGGCCCTCAGTTTTGATGCCATGGAGGCCTATTACCAGGTCCACGGCCGGGAGTGGGAACGCTACGCCATGATCAAGGCCCGACCGGTGGCCGGCGATCGGCAGGCCGGCGAGGAACTGATGGCGATGCTCAAGCCGTTCGTGTTCCGCCGTTATGTCGATTACGGCGCCTTTGAATCCCTGCGCGACATGAAAGGAATGATCGAGCGGGAGGTGAGGCGCAAGGGACTGGAGAACAACGTCAAGCTGGGAGCTGGCGGCATTCGTGAGGTGGAATTCATCGGCCAGGCCTTCCAGTTGATCCGGGGCGGTCGCGAGCCCACCCTTCAGCGCCGACCCATCCTGACGGTTCTCGAGGCCCTGCGCGGCTTTCAGTTGCTGCCGGACTTCGCCGTTGACGAGCTCGTCGACGCTTATCTATTCCTTCGCAATACCGAGCATCGCCTGCAGGAATTCGCCGATCAACAGGTGCACGATTTGCCGGAAGATGACGCCGGCCGGATGCGGGTCGCGCTGGCCATGGGCTATGTCGACTGGTCGGCATTTGAAGTCGACCTGCGCCAGCACATGCGCCGGGTCCACGAGCATTTCGAGCAGGTCTTCGCCGCACCACAACGGGAGCATGCCGAAAGCGACATCCTGGACACCAAGGGCGTGTGGGTGGCGACACAGGACGATGAGCAGGCACGGGATACGCTCAAACAGATCGGTTTCAATGAACCGGCACAAGCACTCAAGGCGCTGGCCAACGTCCGCGAATCCCACAGCTACCGCGCACTGTCGGCCCACGGCAAGGGGCGCATGGACCGGTTGATGCCGCTGTTGATTGGCGCCGCCGGGGCGATGGACGAACCCGAGACAGCCCTGGAGCGCTTGCTGAGCCTCATCAGTGCCGTTGCCCGGCGCACCGCCTACCTGGCGCTGCTGGTCGAGAACCCCATGGCGCTTTCCCAGCTGGTGAAGCTTTGTGCCTCCAGCTCCTGGATTGGCCGGCTGCTGGAGAAGCACCCGCAGCTGCTGGATGAGCTGCTCGATCCGCGCACGCTGTATGTGCCTCCCAAACGCGATGAGATGACCAATGAGCTGCGCCAGCGGCTGATCCGTATCCCGCCGGACGACCTCGAGCAGCAGATGGATGCCCTGCGTCACTTCAAGCAGGCGATTCTCTTGCGGGTAGCCGCCGCGGACGTCTCCGGGGCCGTGCCGTTGATGGTGGTTTCCGACCACCTGACCGCTCTGGCCGAGGTCATCCTCGACGAGGTCCTGGAACTGGCCTGGCGGCACATGGTGGATCGCCATGGCCGTCCCCAGTGCGGTGATGAACTCGCCTGCGACAAGGGCTTTGCCATTATTGCCTACGGCAAAATGGGAGGAATAGAGCTCGGCTACGGCTCTGATCTGGACCTGGTCTTCGTCCACAGTGGTGCCAGTGAAGGGCGTACCACCGACGGCGCCAGGCCGGTGGACAATGCCGTCTTTTACGCCCGCCTGGCCCAGCGCCTGGTACACCTGCTCAATACCCGCACCGCCGCGGGTGAGCTCTATGAAGTGGACATACGCCTGCGCCCGAACGGTGCATCGGGGCTGTTGGTGACCAGTGTGGAGGCATTGGAGGATTACCAGCGTGAACGCGCCTGGACCTGGGAGCACCAGGCTCTGGTCCGTGCACGGCCGGTGGCGGGAGATCCCGGTATTGCCGAACGCTTTCAGGCCGTGCGCGCCGAGGTGGTGAGTCACAAGCGGGAGGTCGGGAAGCTGCGCCGGGAGGTTCGCGAGATGCGCGAGAAGATGCGCGCCAACCTTCGCAAGGATGGAAGTCAAGGTTTCGACCTGAAGCAGGACCGGGGCGGTATCGCCGATATCGAATTTATGGTGCAATATGCCGTTCTGGCCTGGGCCCATACGTACCCTGACCTCGTCGAATTCACCGACAATATCCGCCTGCTCGAGCGGCTTGCCGAACGGGACCTGATTCCCGCGGTCGATGTCAGCCTGCTGACTGACGCCTTTCGGGCCTATCGGGCGCGCGTGCATCAGTTGACGCTGCAGGACCGGCCTGCAGTGGTGGGTGCCGATGAGTTTGCCGATTATTCCGATGGTGTTGTGCGCATTTGGCAGGGGTTGATGGAGCCGGGCTGA
- the cutA gene encoding divalent-cation tolerance protein CutA encodes MSEYRLVITTCPDQNSADALAAYLVDHRLAACVNTISGMRSYYQWKGEVCNDAEFILLIKSRADLYPRLEETIVERHPYELPEVIALPIESGLDDYLRWIDEQTGK; translated from the coding sequence ATGAGTGAATACCGCCTGGTGATTACCACCTGTCCCGACCAAAATTCCGCCGACGCGTTGGCTGCTTATCTGGTCGATCATCGGCTGGCCGCATGCGTCAATACGATTTCCGGCATGCGCTCGTACTACCAGTGGAAGGGCGAAGTCTGTAATGATGCGGAGTTCATCCTTCTTATAAAGAGCCGCGCCGACCTCTACCCACGTTTGGAAGAAACCATCGTCGAGCGTCATCCCTACGAGCTGCCGGAGGTGATCGCGCTGCCGATCGAATCGGGACTCGATGATTATTTACGCTGGATTGATGAACAAACCGGAAAATAG
- a CDS encoding UdgX family uracil-DNA binding protein (This protein belongs to the uracil DNA glycosylase superfamily, members of which act in excision repair of DNA. However, it belongs more specifically to UdgX branch, whose founding member was found to bind uracil in DNA (where it does not belong), without cleaving it, appears to promote DNA repair by a pathway involving RecA, rather than base excision.): protein MSAVPFVPDTRDLGRLRAAAAECRGCPLYENATQAVFGEGPESAEVVFLGEKPGDREDRTGKPFVGPAGGLLDKALEAAGIPRDKAYVTNAVKHFKWESQGGRRLHKKPTEREIAACRPWLQAEMAVLHPKVLVCLGASAAVSAFGRHVRLMDFRSTFSSTDLAEATFVTLHPSALLRIPDPDQRHQATERFIADLRQVAERLG from the coding sequence ATGTCTGCCGTGCCGTTTGTCCCCGACACCCGTGATCTGGGACGGCTCAGGGCCGCCGCGGCAGAGTGCCGGGGCTGTCCCCTGTATGAGAATGCCACTCAAGCGGTGTTTGGTGAGGGGCCGGAATCGGCGGAGGTTGTATTTCTGGGTGAAAAGCCCGGGGACAGGGAGGATCGAACCGGCAAACCGTTTGTCGGCCCGGCGGGTGGTCTGCTGGACAAGGCGCTGGAGGCGGCAGGCATCCCCCGCGACAAGGCTTACGTCACCAATGCGGTAAAACACTTCAAATGGGAGTCACAGGGCGGGCGCCGTTTGCACAAGAAGCCCACCGAACGCGAGATCGCCGCCTGCCGGCCCTGGCTGCAGGCGGAAATGGCTGTCCTGCACCCCAAGGTCCTGGTATGCCTGGGGGCGAGTGCCGCGGTCTCCGCCTTCGGACGCCACGTCCGCCTCATGGATTTTCGCAGTACCTTTTCCTCCACTGACCTGGCCGAAGCCACCTTTGTGACTCTGCACCCCTCCGCGCTACTGCGCATTCCCGACCCCGACCAGCGTCACCAGGCAACCGAGCGCTTCATCGCCGATCTGCGGCAGGTGGCGGAACGCCTGGGTTAG
- a CDS encoding co-chaperone GroES produces the protein MSIRPLHDRVLVRRMEEERTTSGGIVIPDSAAEKPNRGEVLATGNGKVNDKGDVRPLDVKEGDTVLFGQYAGQKIKHEGEDLLIMSEDDILAILD, from the coding sequence ATGAGCATTCGTCCTTTGCATGATCGTGTTCTCGTCCGTCGCATGGAAGAGGAACGCACCACGTCCGGCGGTATCGTGATCCCGGATAGCGCCGCCGAAAAACCGAATCGTGGTGAAGTACTGGCTACGGGGAACGGCAAGGTTAACGACAAGGGCGATGTGCGCCCCCTCGACGTCAAGGAGGGCGACACTGTCCTGTTCGGCCAGTACGCCGGCCAGAAGATCAAGCACGAAGGTGAAGACCTGTTGATCATGAGTGAAGACGATATCCTGGCGATCCTCGACTGA
- a CDS encoding zinc-finger domain-containing protein has product MSSAPLEQQRTLKTSNTESFYEVTEADLPVHCPMEGTTLWNSHPRVYLPLEETGEARCPYCGAIYRLKRD; this is encoded by the coding sequence ATGAGCTCTGCCCCGCTTGAGCAGCAACGGACACTGAAAACCTCGAACACGGAAAGCTTCTATGAGGTGACCGAGGCGGATCTGCCGGTGCATTGCCCGATGGAGGGTACCACCTTGTGGAATTCCCATCCCCGGGTCTACCTGCCTCTAGAGGAGACCGGCGAAGCGCGTTGCCCCTATTGCGGCGCGATCTATCGACTGAAGCGGGATTAG
- a CDS encoding thioredoxin family protein, whose product MRNRAEIRRYSRLFVLLGLLVSTAVWADPPAGYPFVAYDEGLRQADSEGKPVFLYFGRYGCGWCEKTNKESFSDERVRQAYEEHYVLVYVDAESGNRLTLPNGERLTEMELGARMNVFATPVFAYLEKDGEMIFKAPGFKTAEEFLAFDRYVAGGHYQKQELLEFLRGDS is encoded by the coding sequence ATGCGTAATCGAGCTGAAATTCGTCGCTATTCGCGCTTGTTCGTTTTACTCGGTCTTCTGGTCTCCACAGCCGTGTGGGCTGATCCCCCTGCCGGATATCCGTTCGTTGCCTACGATGAAGGGCTTCGCCAGGCCGATTCGGAGGGGAAGCCGGTCTTTCTCTATTTCGGCCGTTACGGCTGCGGCTGGTGTGAGAAGACCAACAAGGAGTCGTTTTCTGATGAGCGGGTTCGGCAGGCCTATGAAGAGCACTATGTGCTGGTCTATGTCGATGCGGAAAGTGGCAATCGTTTGACCCTGCCCAATGGCGAGAGGTTGACGGAAATGGAGCTGGGGGCGCGGATGAACGTCTTCGCCACGCCGGTGTTCGCCTATCTGGAGAAGGATGGGGAGATGATTTTCAAGGCACCCGGCTTCAAGACGGCGGAGGAGTTCCTGGCATTCGACCGCTACGTTGCCGGCGGGCACTACCAAAAACAGGAACTCCTGGAGTTCCTGCGGGGGGATTCATGA
- a CDS encoding branched-chain amino acid transaminase, with amino-acid sequence MSMDDRDGVIWFDGEMVPWREARTHVLTHTLHYGMGVFEGVRAYNADKGTAIFRLQDHTDRLFRSAHILNMPMPYDKATINEAQRAAVAENGLESAYLRPMAFYGSEGMGLRADNLKVHVIVAAWSWGSYLGKEGMEKGIRIRTSSYTRHHVNITMCKAKANGNYMNSMLALQEALACGYDEAMLLDNEGYVAEGSGENIFIIRNGVIYTPDLTSALEGITRDTIVQLAAEIGVEVREKRITRDEVYIADEAFFSGTAAEVTPIREVDNRAIGEGRRGPITERLQSMYFDQVLGRRDSHPEWLTYVR; translated from the coding sequence ATGTCGATGGATGACCGCGACGGTGTCATCTGGTTTGACGGGGAGATGGTCCCCTGGCGGGAGGCCCGGACACACGTGCTGACCCATACGCTCCACTACGGCATGGGGGTCTTCGAAGGGGTTCGAGCCTATAACGCCGATAAGGGCACGGCGATTTTCCGTCTGCAGGATCACACCGACCGATTGTTCCGTTCGGCGCATATCCTCAACATGCCGATGCCCTATGACAAGGCAACCATCAACGAAGCGCAGCGGGCAGCGGTGGCTGAGAACGGTCTCGAATCCGCCTATCTTCGTCCCATGGCCTTTTACGGTTCCGAGGGGATGGGTCTGCGTGCCGACAACCTCAAGGTGCACGTGATTGTGGCAGCCTGGTCCTGGGGATCCTATCTGGGCAAGGAGGGCATGGAGAAGGGGATCCGCATCCGTACCTCCTCCTATACCCGGCACCACGTGAACATCACCATGTGCAAGGCCAAGGCCAATGGCAACTACATGAACTCCATGCTGGCGCTGCAGGAAGCGCTGGCCTGCGGTTATGACGAGGCCATGCTGCTGGACAATGAAGGCTATGTGGCGGAGGGTTCCGGAGAGAATATCTTCATTATCCGCAACGGCGTGATCTACACCCCGGATCTGACTTCGGCCCTGGAGGGCATCACTCGTGACACTATCGTTCAGCTGGCGGCCGAAATCGGGGTCGAGGTGCGCGAAAAACGCATTACCCGCGATGAAGTGTACATCGCCGATGAGGCCTTCTTCAGCGGCACCGCTGCCGAGGTAACCCCTATCCGCGAAGTGGACAACCGTGCCATCGGCGAAGGCCGTCGCGGCCCGATTACCGAGCGTCTGCAAAGCATGTATTTCGATCAGGTGCTCGGGCGACGCGACAGCCATCCGGAATGGCTCACCTACGTGCGATAA
- the dsbD gene encoding protein-disulfide reductase DsbD — protein sequence MTSRFVALLALLVPLIAPAEEELLAPEEAFRFSLEATGPDSVRATWEVADGYYLYRDKLDFKSETEGVSLGEPSLPPGKVKNDEFFGRVETYRGQVSAEIPIERAAGAPDSLTIDAGSQGCADLGVCYPPHRQKATVRLASAESAAASNARETLGGAGGGSFGGEDEVLDPDVAFVFSTVVVDGNTLVARWDIEPEHYLYRDKLNFELRDSDGVSLGTPRIPAGKEKNDEFFGRIQVFYDEVEVRLPLNRENLEPTDVMLVAGYQGCADAGICYPPMKKEAVLELPAGTATASESDSESESTQAEPAPITPPSDEPLSEQDSLAQSLATGSTTLVLGTFFVLGLLLAFTPCVFPMIPILSSIIVGQGDGLTTRKAFTLSSVYVLAMAVTYTVAGVIAGLFGANLQAAFQDPWILSAFAAVFVLLSLSMFGFYELQLPSRWQSKLSEVSNRQQGGSLTGVAIMGLLSALIVGPCVAPPLMGALIYIGQTGDPWLGGAALFALSMGMGAPLIAIGTAGGKLLPRAGGWMDAVKAVFGVMLLAVAIWMLERILPGWVAMLLWSLLAIVSAIYMGALEPVHEGASGWRRLFKGLGVTLLIYGVLVLIGVSSGGRDPLAPLNHMRFAGAAGGAISAQPAHLEFESMKTVADLERAIESAAQKGQPLMLDFYADWCVTCKEMEKYTFSDPQVIAALSGARLLQADVTANDDADKALLKELGLIGPPAILFWDGNGEEKRNYRVVGFMEPEKFAPHVERAIGKQ from the coding sequence ATGACAAGTCGCTTCGTTGCCCTGCTGGCACTGCTTGTGCCACTGATTGCCCCTGCCGAGGAGGAGTTGCTGGCGCCGGAAGAGGCCTTCCGGTTCAGCCTGGAGGCCACCGGTCCCGATTCAGTACGCGCTACCTGGGAAGTGGCCGATGGCTACTATCTGTATCGCGACAAGCTCGATTTCAAGAGCGAAACCGAAGGCGTGAGCCTCGGCGAGCCCTCCCTTCCGCCCGGAAAGGTCAAAAATGACGAATTTTTTGGCAGGGTGGAGACCTACCGGGGACAGGTTAGCGCCGAAATCCCCATAGAGCGCGCCGCAGGGGCTCCCGACTCGCTCACCATCGATGCCGGCTCCCAGGGCTGTGCCGACCTTGGGGTCTGCTATCCCCCGCATCGCCAGAAGGCGACGGTTCGCCTGGCGTCCGCAGAATCAGCGGCCGCTTCCAATGCACGCGAGACCCTTGGCGGGGCCGGCGGCGGTAGTTTCGGGGGAGAGGACGAGGTCCTCGATCCGGATGTGGCCTTCGTCTTCTCCACAGTGGTGGTCGATGGCAATACGCTTGTCGCCCGCTGGGATATCGAGCCGGAACATTACCTGTACCGCGATAAACTCAACTTTGAGCTCCGGGACAGCGACGGGGTTTCTCTGGGTACCCCGCGGATTCCCGCTGGCAAGGAGAAGAATGACGAGTTCTTCGGGCGCATCCAGGTCTTCTATGATGAGGTTGAGGTCCGCCTTCCCCTCAACCGCGAGAACCTGGAACCGACCGATGTGATGCTGGTAGCCGGATACCAGGGCTGCGCCGATGCGGGGATCTGTTATCCGCCCATGAAGAAAGAGGCGGTACTAGAACTGCCGGCCGGCACAGCGACGGCATCGGAGTCCGATTCAGAATCAGAATCGACACAAGCGGAGCCGGCCCCGATCACACCACCCAGCGACGAGCCGCTCTCCGAGCAGGACAGCCTGGCTCAGTCCCTGGCCACCGGCAGCACCACGCTCGTTCTCGGTACCTTCTTTGTATTGGGGCTACTGCTCGCCTTTACCCCGTGCGTATTCCCGATGATCCCGATCCTGTCGAGCATCATTGTCGGCCAGGGCGATGGCCTGACCACCCGCAAGGCATTCACCCTGTCGTCGGTCTACGTGCTGGCAATGGCGGTCACCTACACGGTTGCAGGGGTAATTGCCGGACTGTTCGGCGCCAATCTGCAGGCCGCCTTCCAGGATCCCTGGATCCTCTCCGCGTTCGCGGCCGTGTTCGTATTGCTGTCACTGTCGATGTTCGGCTTCTATGAACTCCAGCTGCCCTCCCGCTGGCAGAGCAAGCTGAGCGAAGTCAGCAACCGACAGCAGGGCGGTTCGCTGACCGGGGTGGCCATCATGGGGCTGCTTTCGGCACTAATCGTCGGCCCGTGCGTGGCACCGCCACTGATGGGCGCATTGATTTACATCGGCCAGACTGGAGACCCCTGGCTGGGTGGTGCCGCCCTGTTCGCCCTTTCCATGGGCATGGGCGCCCCGCTGATCGCCATCGGAACCGCCGGCGGCAAGCTGCTGCCACGAGCCGGCGGCTGGATGGATGCCGTCAAGGCGGTATTCGGTGTCATGCTGCTGGCGGTAGCCATCTGGATGCTGGAGCGTATCCTTCCCGGCTGGGTCGCCATGCTCCTGTGGTCGCTGCTGGCGATCGTCTCCGCCATCTACATGGGCGCTCTGGAGCCGGTTCACGAGGGCGCCTCCGGCTGGCGACGGCTGTTCAAGGGCTTGGGCGTTACGCTGCTGATCTATGGTGTTCTGGTACTTATCGGTGTGAGCAGTGGCGGGCGGGATCCACTCGCCCCGCTGAATCATATGCGCTTCGCCGGTGCCGCGGGCGGTGCAATCAGTGCCCAGCCGGCGCACCTGGAATTCGAATCGATGAAAACCGTGGCCGATCTGGAGCGGGCGATCGAATCCGCCGCCCAAAAGGGTCAGCCGTTGATGCTCGACTTCTACGCCGACTGGTGCGTCACCTGCAAGGAGATGGAGAAATACACCTTCTCCGACCCGCAGGTTATCGCTGCCCTGTCCGGAGCCCGACTCCTCCAGGCCGACGTCACCGCCAATGACGACGCGGACAAGGCCCTGCTCAAGGAGCTGGGGCTGATTGGGCCACCGGCAATCCTGTTCTGGGACGGGAATGGCGAGGAGAAACGCAACTACCGCGTCGTCGGCTTCATGGAACCGGAGAAATTCGCGCCGCATGTGGAGCGGGCGATCGGGAAGCAGTGA
- a CDS encoding FxsA family protein yields the protein MFRILFLLFLAIPLIEIYILIKVGSAIGAPFTIFLVVFTAALGALLLRFQGLYTLQRARTAMERGELPTIAMLEGVVLVIAGALLLTPGFFTDAIGFLALVPPLRRKLIWKIIERGMFGPPGSGPGQYERGPRTIEGDFHRDD from the coding sequence GTGTTCCGAATTCTGTTTCTACTGTTTCTTGCTATTCCCCTGATCGAGATCTACATCCTGATTAAGGTAGGCTCTGCGATTGGGGCCCCGTTCACCATTTTTCTGGTGGTATTCACCGCGGCGCTGGGGGCGCTGCTGCTGCGGTTTCAGGGGCTCTATACCCTCCAGCGGGCGCGCACGGCCATGGAGCGTGGTGAACTGCCCACCATCGCGATGCTCGAGGGCGTTGTACTGGTGATCGCCGGGGCGCTGCTGTTGACGCCGGGTTTCTTTACGGACGCCATCGGGTTTTTGGCCCTGGTGCCGCCGCTTCGCCGCAAGTTGATTTGGAAGATTATCGAGCGCGGAATGTTCGGTCCGCCCGGCAGCGGGCCCGGCCAGTACGAACGCGGTCCACGTACGATTGAAGGCGATTTTCACCGGGACGATTGA
- the groL gene encoding chaperonin GroEL (60 kDa chaperone family; promotes refolding of misfolded polypeptides especially under stressful conditions; forms two stacked rings of heptamers to form a barrel-shaped 14mer; ends can be capped by GroES; misfolded proteins enter the barrel where they are refolded when GroES binds), with the protein MTAKEVRFSDDARHRMLHGVNILANAVKVTLGPKGRNVVLEKSFGAPTITKDGVSVAKEIELEDRFENMGAQMVKEVSSQTSDVAGDGTTTATVLAQSVLTEGMKAVAAGMNPMDLKRGVDKAVIAAVEQLRNLSKPCTDDKAIAQVGTISANSDLSIGRIIADAMGKVGKEGVITVEEGQSLENELDVVEGMQFDRGYLSPYFVNNQQSMSAELDDPYILLCDKKISNIRELLPILEGVAKASKPLLIVSEDVEGEALATLVVNSIRGIVKVAAVKAPGFGDRRKAMLQDMAVLTGGQVISEEVGLTLEKATIDDLGQARKVQVTKENTTVIDGAGRAEEIEARVNQIRAQIEDTTSDYDREKLQERVAKLAGGVAVIKVGAATEMEMKEKKARVEDALHATRAAVEEGVVPGGGVALVRALEGMADLKGDNHDQDVGISIARRAMEEPLRQIVANSGDEPSVVINKVREGEGNYGYNAGTGEYGDMIEMGILDPTKVTRYALQNAASVAGLMITTEAMVAEVPQKDEGGAGMGDMGGMGGMGGMGGMM; encoded by the coding sequence ATGACCGCGAAAGAAGTACGATTTTCCGACGATGCCCGTCACCGTATGCTGCATGGCGTCAACATCCTGGCCAATGCAGTCAAGGTGACCCTGGGCCCGAAGGGCCGCAACGTCGTGCTCGAGAAGAGTTTCGGCGCTCCGACGATCACCAAGGACGGCGTCTCTGTCGCCAAAGAGATCGAGCTGGAAGACCGGTTCGAGAACATGGGCGCCCAGATGGTGAAAGAGGTCTCCTCGCAGACTTCTGATGTGGCCGGCGACGGCACCACCACAGCGACCGTGCTGGCGCAGTCTGTGCTCACCGAGGGCATGAAGGCGGTTGCTGCCGGCATGAACCCGATGGACCTGAAGCGTGGCGTCGACAAGGCCGTGATCGCCGCTGTCGAGCAGTTGCGCAATCTCTCCAAGCCCTGCACCGACGACAAGGCCATCGCCCAGGTTGGTACCATTTCTGCCAACTCCGATCTCTCCATTGGCCGCATTATCGCCGATGCCATGGGTAAGGTGGGCAAAGAGGGTGTGATTACCGTTGAAGAGGGGCAGTCCCTGGAAAACGAGCTGGATGTCGTCGAAGGCATGCAGTTCGACCGTGGCTACCTGTCGCCCTACTTCGTCAACAACCAGCAGTCCATGTCCGCCGAACTGGATGACCCCTACATCCTGCTCTGCGACAAGAAGATCTCCAACATCCGCGAACTGCTGCCGATCCTGGAAGGCGTCGCCAAGGCCTCCAAGCCGCTGCTGATCGTTTCCGAGGATGTGGAAGGCGAAGCGCTGGCTACCCTGGTGGTCAACAGCATCCGCGGTATCGTCAAGGTAGCCGCCGTCAAGGCGCCCGGCTTCGGCGATCGCCGCAAGGCCATGCTGCAGGATATGGCCGTCCTTACCGGTGGCCAGGTGATTTCCGAGGAAGTCGGACTGACCCTGGAAAAGGCCACCATCGATGACCTGGGCCAGGCCCGCAAGGTGCAGGTCACCAAGGAAAACACCACCGTAATCGACGGCGCCGGTCGCGCTGAAGAGATCGAGGCCCGGGTCAATCAGATCCGTGCCCAGATCGAGGACACCACCTCCGATTACGACCGTGAAAAACTGCAGGAGCGCGTGGCCAAGCTGGCCGGCGGTGTGGCAGTCATCAAGGTGGGTGCCGCCACCGAGATGGAGATGAAGGAGAAGAAGGCCCGCGTCGAAGACGCCCTGCATGCGACTCGCGCCGCAGTGGAAGAGGGTGTGGTGCCTGGCGGTGGTGTTGCGCTGGTCCGTGCCCTTGAAGGCATGGCCGACCTGAAGGGTGACAACCATGATCAGGACGTCGGCATCAGCATCGCCCGTCGCGCCATGGAAGAGCCGCTGCGTCAGATCGTGGCCAACTCCGGTGATGAGCCCTCTGTGGTCATCAACAAGGTTCGCGAAGGCGAAGGTAACTACGGTTATAACGCTGGAACCGGCGAGTATGGCGACATGATCGAGATGGGCATCCTGGACCCGACAAAGGTGACCCGCTATGCGTTGCAGAACGCCGCTTCCGTGGCCGGTCTGATGATCACCACCGAAGCCATGGTAGCCGAGGTACCGCAGAAGGATGAAGGTGGTGCCGGCATGGGCGACATGGGCGGCATGGGTGGTATGGGTGGCATGGGCGGAATGATGTAA